A stretch of the Mesorhizobium sp. Pch-S genome encodes the following:
- a CDS encoding SCP2 sterol-binding domain-containing protein, giving the protein MGVQEIAASLKSKVESAGFDKSVKFDTGADGVIVIDGAAISTTDAPTDCTIKLSLDNLESLLSGDLNPTMAFMTGKLKVEGDMSVAMALSQLIG; this is encoded by the coding sequence ATGGGCGTTCAGGAAATCGCGGCAAGCCTCAAGTCCAAGGTCGAAAGCGCCGGCTTCGACAAATCGGTGAAGTTCGACACCGGCGCCGACGGCGTCATCGTCATCGACGGCGCAGCGATCTCGACCACGGACGCCCCGACCGACTGCACCATCAAGCTTTCGCTCGACAATCTGGAGTCGCTTCTCTCCGGCGATCTCAACCCGACCATGGCCTTCATGACCGGCAAGCTGAAGGTCGAGGGCGACATGTCGGTCGCCA